In Streptomyces sp. NBC_01439, the following are encoded in one genomic region:
- the ssd gene encoding septum site-determining protein Ssd: MAGSAPGGGRPLIITEDPLLLDDLLRLCAAAGAEPHVHHEVPEQDGAVGALEVGGGARSAGWESAPLVLVGDDAARRVRGAPRRAGVFLVGRDLDDPQVWQRAVEIGAEEVLRLPDAESRLVDRIADVVEGAGRPALAVGVIGGSGGAGASTLACALAVRAARAGERTILIDGDPLGGGMDVLLGGESAEGLRWPDFAASRGRVGAGALEESLPELHDLRVLSWDRGDRVVVPPAAIRSVVAAARRRGGVVVVDLPRRVDEAVAEVLAQLDLLLMVVPGELRSVAAAGRVAAGVRMVARDVRVVVRGRCAGGLDPESVAGLLGAPLAGEVPVEVGLPGRAAEGEPPGTQGKGPLARFCDGFWQRALGSAQGVPA; this comes from the coding sequence GTGGCCGGATCCGCGCCCGGCGGCGGACGGCCGCTGATCATCACCGAGGACCCGCTGCTGCTCGACGATCTGCTGAGGCTGTGTGCCGCGGCGGGTGCCGAGCCGCACGTGCACCACGAGGTTCCCGAGCAGGACGGGGCCGTCGGGGCCCTCGAGGTGGGCGGCGGGGCGCGGAGCGCGGGATGGGAATCCGCGCCGCTCGTGCTGGTGGGTGACGACGCCGCGCGACGGGTGCGCGGGGCACCGCGCAGGGCCGGTGTGTTCCTCGTCGGCCGGGACCTGGACGACCCCCAGGTGTGGCAACGGGCGGTGGAGATCGGCGCCGAGGAGGTGTTGCGGCTCCCCGATGCCGAGAGTCGGCTCGTCGACCGCATCGCCGATGTCGTGGAGGGGGCCGGGCGCCCCGCCCTCGCCGTGGGGGTGATCGGCGGCAGCGGTGGCGCCGGGGCCTCCACCCTCGCCTGCGCGCTCGCCGTGCGGGCCGCCCGCGCCGGAGAACGGACCATCCTCATCGACGGCGACCCGTTGGGGGGTGGCATGGACGTCCTGCTCGGGGGCGAGAGCGCCGAAGGACTGCGCTGGCCGGACTTCGCGGCCTCGCGCGGCCGGGTCGGCGCCGGAGCGCTGGAGGAGTCCCTGCCCGAGCTGCACGACCTGCGGGTGCTCAGCTGGGACCGCGGTGACCGGGTGGTGGTGCCGCCCGCCGCGATCCGGTCCGTGGTGGCTGCCGCACGCCGCCGGGGCGGGGTCGTGGTGGTCGACCTCCCGCGGCGGGTCGACGAAGCCGTGGCCGAGGTGCTGGCCCAGCTCGACCTGCTGCTGATGGTCGTGCCGGGCGAGTTGCGGTCGGTGGCCGCCGCGGGCCGGGTGGCGGCCGGGGTCCGGATGGTGGCCCGGGACGTGCGGGTCGTCGTACGGGGACGCTGCGCGGGCGGCCTCGATCCGGAGTCCGTGGCCGGGCTGTTGGGGGCACCGCTGGCCGGGGAGGTGCCCGTAGAGGTGGGGCTCCCGGGACGGGCGGCCGAGGGCGAACCGCCGGGGACGCAGGGGAAGGGCCCGTTGGCCCGCTTCTGCGACGGCTTCTGGCAGCGGGCGCTCGGCTCCGCCCAGGGGGTGCCGGCATGA
- the bldG gene encoding anti-sigma factor antagonist BldG, whose product MDLSLSTRTVGDRTVVEVGGEIDVYTAPKLREQLVELVNDGSYHLVVDMERVDFLDSTGLGVLVGGLKRVRAHEGSLRLVCNQERILKIFRITGLTKVFPIHTTVEDAVNATD is encoded by the coding sequence GTGGACCTGTCCCTGTCGACTCGCACTGTCGGCGACCGTACGGTCGTGGAGGTCGGTGGCGAGATTGATGTGTATACCGCGCCCAAGCTGCGCGAGCAGTTGGTCGAGTTGGTGAACGACGGCAGCTACCACCTGGTTGTCGACATGGAGCGGGTGGACTTCCTCGACTCCACCGGCCTCGGTGTGCTGGTGGGAGGCCTCAAGCGCGTTCGTGCGCACGAGGGCTCGCTCCGTCTGGTGTGCAACCAGGAGCGCATCCTGAAGATCTTCCGCATCACCGGTCTGACCAAGGTGTTTCCGATCCACACCACGGTGGAAGACGCCGTCAACGCCACCGACTGA
- a CDS encoding sodium-translocating pyrophosphatase, protein MTGLFTPIAPDRTTDLAAAVLTDDNRLIVIVIAAVALAALVVAQILVRQVLAADEGTDSMKKIAAAVQEGANAYLGRQLRTLGIFAVVVFFLLFLLPADDWTQRGGRSAFFLVGAIFSAATGYIGMRLAVRANVRVAAAAREATPAEGEPAKDLTEVSHKAMKIAFRTGGVVGMFTVGLGLLGASCVVLVYAADAPKVLEGFGLGAALIAMFMRVGGGIFTKAADVGADLVGKVEQGIPEDDPRNAATIADNVGDNVGDCAGMAADLFESYAVTLVAALILGKAAFGDLGLAFPLIVPAIGVITAMIGIFAVSPRRSDRSGMTAINRGFFISAVISLALVAIAVYAYLPATYKELVGVENPAITNHAGDPRILAVVAVAIGIVLAALIQQLTGYFTETNRRPVRDIGKSSLTGAATVVLAGISVGLESAVYTALLIGLGVYGAFLLGGTSILLALFAVALAGTGLLTTVGVIVAMDTFGPVSDNAQGIAEMSGDVEGAGAQVLTDLDAVGNTTKAITKGIAIATAVLAAAALFGSYNDAIAAAVKEVGAKAGELNLSLDIAQPNNLVGLILGAAVVFLFSGLAINAVSRSAGAVVYEVRRQFREHPGIMDYTEKPEYGRVVDICTKDALRELATPGLLAVLTPIAVGFSLGVGALGAFLAGAIGTGTLMAVFLANSGGAWDNAKKLVEDGHHGGKGSEAHAAVVIGDTVGDPFKDTAGPAINPLLKVMNLVALLIAPAVVQFSYGGDSSPVVRAVVAVLAIGVIIAAVYISKRRGIAVGDETEGGAAERVAQQADPATVS, encoded by the coding sequence ATGACGGGGCTCTTCACCCCTATCGCGCCCGATCGCACCACAGATCTGGCAGCCGCAGTACTCACCGATGACAATCGGCTCATCGTGATCGTCATTGCGGCCGTGGCACTCGCCGCACTCGTCGTCGCGCAGATCCTGGTCCGCCAGGTCCTCGCCGCCGACGAGGGAACCGACAGCATGAAGAAGATCGCCGCAGCCGTCCAGGAAGGCGCCAACGCCTACCTCGGCCGCCAGTTGCGCACCCTCGGCATCTTCGCCGTCGTGGTCTTCTTCCTGCTCTTCCTGCTCCCCGCCGACGACTGGACGCAGCGGGGCGGGCGCTCCGCCTTCTTCCTCGTGGGCGCCATCTTCTCGGCCGCCACTGGGTACATCGGCATGCGTCTGGCGGTCCGCGCCAACGTCCGTGTCGCCGCTGCCGCACGCGAGGCCACCCCGGCCGAGGGGGAGCCCGCCAAGGACCTGACCGAGGTCTCCCACAAGGCGATGAAGATCGCCTTCCGGACGGGCGGCGTCGTCGGCATGTTCACCGTCGGCCTCGGCCTCCTCGGCGCCTCCTGCGTCGTCCTGGTCTACGCCGCCGACGCCCCCAAGGTCCTGGAGGGCTTCGGTCTCGGCGCCGCACTGATCGCGATGTTCATGCGCGTGGGCGGCGGAATCTTCACCAAGGCCGCCGACGTCGGCGCCGACCTGGTCGGCAAGGTCGAGCAGGGCATTCCGGAGGACGACCCGCGCAATGCCGCGACCATCGCCGACAACGTGGGCGACAACGTCGGAGACTGCGCCGGAATGGCGGCCGACCTCTTCGAGTCCTACGCCGTCACCCTGGTGGCCGCGCTCATCCTCGGCAAGGCCGCCTTCGGCGACCTGGGCCTCGCCTTCCCGCTGATCGTGCCCGCGATCGGCGTCATCACCGCGATGATCGGCATCTTCGCGGTCTCCCCGCGCCGCAGCGACCGCAGCGGCATGACCGCCATCAACCGCGGGTTCTTCATCTCCGCCGTGATCTCCCTGGCGCTGGTCGCGATCGCCGTCTACGCCTACCTGCCGGCCACCTACAAGGAGCTCGTCGGCGTCGAGAACCCGGCGATCACCAACCACGCCGGTGACCCGCGGATCCTGGCCGTCGTCGCCGTCGCCATCGGCATCGTGCTCGCGGCCCTGATCCAGCAGCTGACCGGCTACTTCACCGAGACCAACCGGCGCCCCGTCCGGGACATCGGCAAATCCTCGCTGACGGGAGCCGCCACCGTCGTCCTCGCCGGAATCTCGGTGGGCCTGGAGTCCGCCGTCTACACGGCCCTGCTCATCGGCCTCGGCGTCTACGGCGCGTTCCTGCTCGGCGGCACGTCGATCCTGCTCGCACTCTTCGCCGTGGCCCTGGCCGGCACCGGCCTGCTCACCACCGTCGGCGTCATCGTCGCCATGGACACCTTCGGGCCCGTCTCCGACAACGCCCAGGGCATCGCCGAGATGTCCGGCGACGTCGAGGGCGCCGGTGCGCAGGTCCTGACCGACCTGGACGCCGTGGGCAACACCACGAAGGCCATCACCAAGGGCATCGCCATCGCCACGGCGGTGCTCGCCGCGGCGGCGCTGTTCGGTTCGTACAACGACGCGATCGCCGCAGCGGTCAAGGAAGTCGGCGCCAAGGCCGGGGAGCTGAACCTCAGCCTGGACATCGCACAGCCCAACAACCTCGTCGGGCTGATCCTGGGCGCGGCCGTCGTGTTCCTGTTCTCCGGGCTCGCCATCAACGCCGTCTCCCGCTCCGCGGGCGCCGTCGTCTACGAGGTGCGCCGGCAGTTCCGCGAGCACCCCGGGATCATGGACTACACCGAGAAGCCCGAGTACGGGCGCGTCGTGGACATCTGCACCAAGGACGCGCTGCGCGAGCTCGCCACGCCCGGCCTGCTCGCCGTGCTCACCCCCATCGCCGTGGGCTTCTCCCTCGGCGTGGGCGCGCTCGGCGCCTTCCTCGCCGGTGCCATCGGCACCGGCACCCTGATGGCGGTCTTCCTCGCCAACTCCGGTGGCGCGTGGGACAACGCGAAGAAGCTCGTCGAGGACGGCCACCACGGCGGCAAGGGCAGCGAGGCCCACGCCGCCGTCGTCATCGGCGACACGGTCGGCGACCCGTTCAAGGACACCGCGGGTCCCGCGATCAACCCGCTGCTCAAGGTCATGAACCTGGTGGCGCTGCTGATCGCCCCCGCGGTCGTGCAGTTCAGCTACGGCGGGGACAGCAGCCCGGTCGTGCGGGCGGTCGTCGCGGTCCTCGCGATCGGGGTCATCATCGCCGCGGTGTACATCTCCAAGCGCCGCGGCATCGCCGTCGGCGACGAGACCGAGGGCGGAGCCGCCGAGCGGGTGGCCCAGCAGGCCGACCCCGCGACGGTCTCCTGA
- a CDS encoding TadE family type IV pilus minor pilin — MCRSEGKSQRIRGKSDRGYVTAEAALVIPALVLFAALLVWALMAAAAQIRCVDAARAGARAAARSEPVEVVEAAAREAAPPGARVELERTGDLWRVRVAAKAPGPGGLPVRLGAQAVALAEDSVGPPP; from the coding sequence ATGTGCCGTTCTGAGGGCAAGTCACAGCGCATCCGGGGAAAGTCGGACCGCGGATACGTGACGGCGGAGGCCGCCCTGGTGATTCCGGCACTGGTGCTGTTCGCGGCGCTGCTGGTGTGGGCCCTGATGGCGGCGGCCGCGCAGATCCGGTGTGTGGACGCGGCCCGGGCCGGAGCCCGGGCGGCGGCCAGGTCGGAGCCCGTGGAGGTGGTGGAGGCGGCGGCCCGGGAGGCCGCCCCGCCGGGAGCGCGGGTGGAGCTGGAGCGGACGGGTGACCTCTGGCGGGTCCGGGTGGCGGCGAAGGCGCCCGGGCCGGGCGGGCTGCCGGTACGGCTCGGCGCGCAGGCGGTGGCCCTGGCGGAGGACAGCGTGGGGCCGCCGCCGTGA
- a CDS encoding type II secretion system F family protein, translating to MGSFVVHRLGIAACLAVVSLWWVSAVMARFRTRAIARRAAALLGAGPGLRRPVFGSALRGVVAAWAGSVGALLAGWVLVGGVTGVAVGGLAAFGVRRWQARARPSVGADVQEVERQLPFAADLLAACLAAGAGPVEAAEVVGESLGGPVGDQLARAGAELRLGGEPGAGWGRLAEIPGARALAECLERAARTGAPAAEPVSRLASGLREDRARTVGARAQRAAVLVTAPVGLCFLPAFLAIGVAPVVIGMASGLLSST from the coding sequence ATGGGCAGCTTCGTCGTCCACAGGCTGGGGATCGCCGCCTGCTTGGCCGTGGTCTCGCTGTGGTGGGTGTCAGCGGTGATGGCGCGGTTCCGGACGCGGGCGATCGCGCGCAGGGCCGCAGCCCTGTTGGGAGCTGGACCGGGACTTCGAAGGCCGGTGTTCGGCTCCGCGCTGAGGGGTGTGGTGGCCGCGTGGGCCGGGTCCGTCGGGGCGCTGCTGGCGGGCTGGGTGCTCGTGGGCGGGGTGACGGGTGTGGCTGTCGGCGGCCTGGCCGCGTTCGGTGTGCGGCGGTGGCAGGCCAGGGCGCGGCCATCGGTCGGAGCTGATGTGCAGGAGGTGGAGCGTCAGTTGCCTTTCGCCGCAGACCTGTTGGCCGCGTGCCTGGCGGCCGGGGCGGGCCCGGTGGAGGCCGCGGAGGTGGTGGGGGAGTCGCTGGGCGGCCCGGTGGGTGACCAGCTGGCGAGAGCCGGGGCGGAGCTGCGGCTCGGCGGCGAACCGGGCGCCGGGTGGGGGAGGTTGGCGGAGATACCGGGCGCCCGGGCGCTCGCGGAGTGCCTGGAACGGGCCGCGCGGACGGGGGCGCCCGCGGCGGAGCCGGTCTCCCGGCTCGCGTCCGGGCTCAGAGAGGACCGGGCCCGCACGGTGGGAGCGCGGGCGCAGCGGGCGGCGGTTCTCGTCACCGCACCGGTGGGGCTGTGTTTCCTCCCCGCTTTTCTCGCGATCGGAGTCGCTCCGGTGGTGATCGGTATGGCCTCGGGACTTCTCTCGAGCACCTGA
- a CDS encoding DUF4244 domain-containing protein, producing the protein MRIIWFRVRTALGAHGGDKGMSTSEYAMGTIAACAFAAVLYKVVTSEVVSTALQSTIGKALDVPF; encoded by the coding sequence ATGAGGATCATCTGGTTTCGTGTACGGACGGCGCTCGGGGCGCACGGGGGCGACAAGGGGATGTCCACGTCGGAATACGCGATGGGAACGATCGCGGCCTGCGCATTCGCGGCCGTCCTCTACAAGGTGGTGACGAGTGAAGTCGTCTCCACGGCCCTTCAGTCGACCATCGGAAAGGCGCTCGATGTGCCGTTCTGA
- a CDS encoding TadA family conjugal transfer-associated ATPase, with translation MSAVLLDAVRRRLAETGAEPTPARVAAALRAQGRLLGDAEVLGVAAELRSELVGAGPLEALLGDPEVTDVLVAAPDRVWVDRGGGLELTGVTFADAEAVRRLAQRLAAVAGRRLDDARPWVDARMPDGTRLHAVLPPVSVGSACLSLRVVRPRAFTLEELVAAGTLPPGGQHLLRDMVEARLSFLVSGGTGTGKTTLLSALLGLVGPGERIVLAEDSAELRPDHPHVVRLETRPANQEGAGLVTLADLVRQALRMRPDRLVVGEVRGAEVADLLAALNTGHEGGCGTVHANAAARVPARLEALGTAAGLDRAALHSQLAAALTLVLHLVRDREGRRRLAEVHVLERDAAGLVVTVPALRWAARGFVRERGWELLRPLLRGVR, from the coding sequence ATGAGCGCGGTGCTCCTGGACGCGGTGCGCCGGCGGCTCGCCGAGACCGGGGCGGAACCGACCCCGGCACGGGTGGCGGCAGCCCTACGGGCCCAGGGCAGGCTGCTCGGGGACGCCGAAGTGCTCGGTGTGGCCGCCGAGTTACGGTCCGAGCTGGTCGGCGCAGGGCCGCTGGAGGCGCTGCTCGGCGATCCGGAGGTCACCGATGTGCTGGTGGCGGCCCCCGACCGGGTGTGGGTGGACCGCGGTGGTGGCCTGGAGCTGACCGGAGTGACCTTCGCCGACGCCGAGGCCGTGCGCAGGCTCGCCCAGCGGCTGGCCGCCGTCGCGGGGCGGCGCCTCGACGACGCCCGGCCCTGGGTGGACGCCCGGATGCCCGACGGCACCCGGCTGCACGCCGTGCTGCCCCCGGTCTCGGTCGGTTCGGCCTGCCTCTCGCTGCGGGTGGTGCGGCCGCGGGCGTTCACGCTGGAGGAGCTCGTCGCCGCGGGGACACTGCCGCCCGGTGGGCAGCACCTGCTCCGGGACATGGTCGAGGCGCGGCTGTCGTTCCTCGTCTCCGGCGGTACCGGAACGGGCAAGACCACCCTGCTCAGCGCCCTGTTGGGGCTGGTCGGTCCCGGCGAGCGGATCGTGTTGGCCGAGGACTCGGCCGAGCTGCGCCCCGACCATCCGCACGTGGTGCGGCTGGAGACCCGGCCGGCCAACCAGGAGGGGGCGGGGCTGGTCACCCTGGCGGACCTGGTTCGCCAGGCGCTGCGGATGCGGCCCGACCGGCTGGTGGTGGGCGAGGTGCGGGGTGCCGAGGTGGCGGACCTGCTCGCCGCCCTGAACACCGGGCACGAGGGGGGTTGCGGGACGGTCCACGCCAATGCCGCGGCCCGTGTCCCCGCCCGGCTGGAGGCGCTCGGAACGGCCGCCGGGCTCGACCGGGCGGCCCTGCACAGCCAGTTGGCCGCGGCGCTGACCCTGGTGCTGCACTTGGTCCGGGACCGGGAGGGACGGCGCCGACTGGCCGAGGTGCACGTGTTGGAGCGGGACGCCGCAGGACTGGTGGTCACCGTACCGGCGCTGCGCTGGGCCGCCCGGGGCTTCGTGCGGGAGAGGGGCTGGGAACTGCTCCGCCCGCTGTTGCGGGGCGTCCGGTGA
- a CDS encoding DEAD/DEAH box helicase, with the protein MAFNHLPAGAHDAFGPLSRTPVAHSVPMANTSGPGRPTARTDPRPAPDTVLDRLSRGPSRAARITHTEHLPPRAGRHAVWPDRIRTDVVAAIGSAGIDHPWEHQAAAAELALDGTSVVVATGTASGKSLAYLAPVLSALADGAGAPNGRGATALYLAPTKALAADQRRAVRELAAPLGNAVRPAVYDGDTPVEEREWVRQYANYVLTNPDMLHRGILPAHPRWSSFLRALRYVVIDECHTYRGVFGSHVAQVLRRLRRLCARYGAEPVFLLASATASDPAAAASRLTGVRVIEITDDASPRGEVVFALWEPPLLTELRGEKGAPVRRTATAETADLLTDLVVQGVRTVAFVRSRRGAELISVITQERLASVDRSLTRRVAAYRGGYLPEERRALERALHSGELLGLAATTALELGVDVSGLDAVLITGYPGTRASLWQQAGRAGRSGQGALAVLIARDDPLDTYLVHHPEALFRQPVEATVLDPDNPYVLAPHLCAAAAELPLTEADLELFGPATVDLLPQLEAAKLLRRRATAWHWTRRERASDLTDIRGGGGRPVQIVEASTGRLLGTVDESAAHTAVHEGAVHLHQGRTYLVKHLDLEDAAALVEQADPPFSTTARDTTSISVLETETEIPWGSARLCFGSVEVTNQVVSYLRRKLITGEVLGEAKLDLPPRTLRTRAVWWTVTEDQLDEARINPEILGGALHAAEHASIGMLPLFATCDRWDIGGVSVPLHPDTLLPTVFVYDGHPGGAGFAERAFSTARAWLTATRDAIAACECEAGCPSCIQSPKCGNGNEPLHKRGAIRLLTRLLSESPAAPPAAPSEP; encoded by the coding sequence ATGGCATTCAATCACTTACCGGCAGGCGCGCACGACGCCTTCGGACCATTGTCCCGCACGCCGGTGGCACACTCGGTTCCAATGGCCAACACATCTGGTCCCGGACGGCCCACGGCGCGCACGGACCCACGACCCGCTCCCGACACGGTCCTGGACCGCCTGTCACGGGGGCCTTCGCGTGCTGCGCGCATCACTCATACGGAGCACTTGCCCCCTCGGGCGGGTCGTCATGCAGTCTGGCCGGACCGCATCCGAACAGACGTCGTAGCCGCGATCGGATCGGCCGGAATCGACCATCCGTGGGAACACCAGGCCGCGGCGGCCGAGCTCGCCCTCGACGGAACGTCCGTGGTCGTGGCCACCGGAACCGCCTCTGGCAAGTCCCTCGCCTACCTGGCGCCCGTGCTCTCGGCCCTCGCGGACGGCGCCGGGGCCCCGAACGGCCGGGGCGCGACCGCCCTGTACCTGGCCCCCACCAAGGCCCTGGCGGCCGACCAGCGGCGCGCGGTACGGGAACTGGCCGCCCCGCTGGGCAACGCCGTGCGCCCCGCGGTCTACGACGGGGACACGCCCGTCGAGGAACGCGAGTGGGTGCGCCAGTACGCGAACTACGTCCTGACCAACCCCGACATGCTGCACCGCGGGATCCTCCCGGCCCACCCGCGCTGGTCGTCCTTCCTGCGTGCCCTGCGCTACGTCGTGATCGACGAGTGCCACACCTACCGCGGGGTCTTCGGCTCCCACGTGGCACAGGTGCTGCGCCGACTGCGACGGCTGTGCGCCCGCTACGGCGCGGAACCCGTCTTCCTGCTGGCCTCCGCCACCGCGAGCGACCCGGCGGCGGCCGCGTCGCGGCTGACCGGCGTACGGGTGATCGAAATCACCGACGACGCCTCACCGCGGGGCGAGGTGGTCTTCGCCCTCTGGGAGCCGCCGCTGCTCACCGAGCTGCGCGGCGAAAAGGGCGCGCCCGTACGCCGGACGGCCACCGCCGAGACGGCCGACCTGCTGACCGACCTGGTCGTCCAGGGGGTCCGAACGGTCGCCTTCGTCCGCTCCCGGCGCGGCGCCGAGCTGATCTCCGTGATCACCCAGGAACGGCTCGCGTCGGTCGACCGGTCCCTGACCCGCCGGGTCGCCGCCTACCGGGGCGGATACCTCCCCGAGGAGCGCCGGGCCCTGGAGCGGGCCCTGCACTCCGGCGAGCTGCTCGGACTGGCCGCCACGACGGCCCTGGAGCTGGGTGTGGACGTCTCCGGCCTGGACGCCGTCCTGATCACCGGCTACCCGGGTACGAGGGCCTCCCTGTGGCAGCAGGCGGGCCGCGCGGGGCGCTCGGGCCAGGGCGCCCTGGCCGTGCTGATCGCCCGGGACGACCCGCTGGACACCTACCTCGTCCACCATCCGGAGGCGCTGTTCCGGCAACCGGTGGAGGCCACCGTCCTGGACCCCGACAACCCGTACGTCCTCGCCCCCCACCTGTGCGCGGCGGCGGCGGAGCTCCCGCTGACCGAGGCGGACCTGGAACTCTTCGGCCCGGCGACCGTGGACCTCCTCCCCCAGCTCGAAGCGGCGAAGCTGCTGCGCCGCCGGGCGACCGCCTGGCACTGGACCCGCCGGGAACGGGCCTCGGACCTGACGGACATCCGGGGTGGCGGCGGCCGCCCGGTGCAGATCGTCGAGGCCTCGACCGGCCGGCTGCTGGGTACGGTCGACGAGTCGGCGGCCCACACCGCCGTCCACGAGGGGGCCGTCCACCTCCACCAGGGCCGCACGTATCTCGTGAAGCACCTGGACCTGGAGGATGCGGCGGCCCTCGTGGAACAGGCGGACCCGCCCTTCTCCACCACGGCCCGTGACACCACCTCCATCTCCGTCTTGGAGACCGAGACCGAGATCCCGTGGGGCTCGGCCCGGCTCTGCTTCGGCTCCGTCGAGGTCACCAACCAGGTCGTCTCCTATCTGCGCCGCAAGCTGATCACCGGCGAGGTGCTGGGCGAGGCCAAGCTCGACCTGCCGCCCCGCACCCTGCGCACCCGGGCCGTGTGGTGGACGGTGACCGAGGACCAACTCGACGAGGCCCGGATCAACCCGGAGATCCTCGGCGGCGCCCTGCACGCCGCCGAGCACGCCTCCATCGGCATGCTCCCGCTGTTCGCCACCTGCGACCGCTGGGACATCGGCGGCGTCTCCGTACCGCTGCATCCCGACACCCTCCTCCCCACGGTCTTCGTCTACGACGGTCACCCCGGCGGCGCCGGCTTCGCGGAGCGCGCCTTCAGCACCGCCCGTGCCTGGCTGACGGCGACCCGTGACGCGATCGCGGCCTGCGAGTGCGAAGCCGGCTGCCCTTCCTGCATCCAGTCCCCCAAGTGCGGCAACGGCAACGAACCCCTGCACAAGCGCGGCGCCATCCGCCTCCTGACACGCCTCCTCTCCGAATCACCGGCCGCCCCACCCGCCGCCCCCTCCGAGCCCTGA
- a CDS encoding type II secretion system F family protein — translation MSAGAGLPVPLFAGVLCAGAAAWGLAGGDRVSRRVQVVLAAAGPVVPVGPLRQERLLIAVRVRAARWREWVSLAAGLLVAVLGGSVIPLLAGAAGVPLVRRWLRVRARERARAARAAEVVALCGAVVGELRAGAQPGQALTAALRRTVVGPGGSGAAETGVLAAAAFGGDVTGALRQAARESGAEGLGGMAACWRVSVDGGAGLAAGLERLEGALRAERDRQESLRAQLAGARSTVLVLALLPLVGLLIGTGLGADPLRVLLHTPMGWGCLLAGGVLEALGLLWCRRIVRAGER, via the coding sequence GTGAGCGCGGGGGCGGGGCTGCCGGTGCCGCTGTTCGCCGGGGTGCTGTGCGCCGGCGCGGCCGCTTGGGGGCTGGCCGGTGGCGACCGGGTGTCCCGGCGGGTCCAGGTGGTCCTCGCTGCGGCCGGTCCGGTGGTTCCGGTCGGTCCGCTGCGTCAGGAGCGGCTGCTGATCGCGGTACGGGTGCGGGCAGCGCGGTGGCGGGAGTGGGTCAGTCTCGCGGCGGGGCTGCTGGTGGCGGTGCTCGGCGGGTCGGTGATCCCGCTGCTGGCGGGGGCGGCGGGGGTGCCGCTGGTGCGCCGGTGGCTGCGGGTACGGGCGCGGGAGCGGGCCCGGGCGGCGCGGGCCGCCGAGGTGGTGGCCCTGTGCGGGGCGGTGGTGGGCGAGCTGCGGGCGGGAGCTCAGCCCGGGCAGGCGCTGACGGCCGCCCTGCGCAGGACGGTCGTCGGCCCCGGCGGGTCGGGTGCGGCGGAGACGGGCGTGCTGGCTGCCGCGGCCTTCGGCGGGGACGTGACCGGTGCGTTGCGCCAGGCGGCGCGGGAGTCCGGGGCGGAAGGGCTGGGCGGGATGGCGGCCTGCTGGCGGGTGTCGGTCGACGGCGGCGCGGGACTGGCCGCCGGACTGGAACGGCTGGAGGGGGCCCTGCGGGCCGAGCGGGACCGGCAGGAGTCGCTGCGGGCCCAGTTGGCGGGGGCGCGGTCGACGGTGTTGGTGCTCGCCCTGCTGCCGCTGGTGGGTCTGCTGATCGGCACCGGTCTGGGCGCGGATCCGTTGCGGGTGCTGCTGCACACGCCGATGGGATGGGGGTGCCTGCTGGCCGGCGGGGTGTTGGAGGCGCTCGGGCTGTTGTGGTGCCGGCGGATCGTCCGAGCGGGGGAGCGCTGA
- a CDS encoding Rv3654c family TadE-like protein, producing MSRDRGSATVWAALVATVLAAVFGGVLLLGQAVVARHRAAAAADLAALAAAATWAHGPETACAAALRVARAQGAALGACLLRGEVAEVTARVAAGPFAATIRARSGPPGPPG from the coding sequence GTGAGCCGGGACCGGGGTTCGGCCACGGTCTGGGCGGCGCTGGTGGCGACGGTGCTGGCTGCGGTGTTCGGCGGGGTGCTGCTGCTCGGCCAGGCCGTCGTGGCTCGCCACCGGGCGGCGGCGGCCGCCGACCTGGCGGCGCTCGCGGCGGCGGCCACCTGGGCCCACGGGCCGGAGACGGCGTGCGCGGCGGCCCTGCGGGTGGCCCGGGCGCAGGGCGCGGCGCTCGGCGCGTGCCTGCTCCGGGGCGAGGTCGCCGAGGTCACCGCCCGGGTCGCGGCGGGCCCGTTCGCGGCGACGATCCGGGCCCGGTCGGGCCCGCCCGGCCCGCCGGGCTGA
- a CDS encoding ATP-binding protein: MATVELRFSAQPEHVRTARLVAAAVARRVGVDEAVLDEVRLAVGEACSRAVGLHRSNGLTAPVRVVLIEEDKTFSIEVGDEVPGPSGSAADAVSGITAVLESEGETEDEMGLAVISGLVDDVEVSSGESGGTIRMSWPVSGVSELP, from the coding sequence ATGGCCACCGTTGAACTGCGCTTCAGCGCCCAGCCCGAACACGTCCGGACGGCCCGCCTGGTCGCAGCCGCCGTGGCGCGCCGGGTCGGCGTGGACGAAGCCGTCCTCGACGAGGTCCGCCTCGCCGTGGGCGAGGCCTGTTCGCGTGCCGTCGGACTCCATCGGAGCAACGGACTGACCGCGCCCGTCCGGGTGGTGCTGATCGAGGAGGACAAGACGTTCTCCATCGAGGTCGGCGACGAGGTCCCCGGGCCGTCCGGTAGCGCGGCCGACGCGGTGTCCGGCATCACCGCCGTCCTGGAGTCCGAGGGCGAGACCGAGGACGAGATGGGTCTCGCGGTGATCAGCGGGCTCGTCGACGACGTCGAGGTGAGCAGCGGGGAATCGGGCGGGACCATCCGGATGAGCTGGCCCGTCTCCGGAGTTTCCGAGCTTCCTTGA